The Brevibacillus brevis genome contains a region encoding:
- a CDS encoding ATP-binding protein translates to MSLLKEVILQWFFAIIPFVFFNIYYRDKMRNYSRSFIVITSSACMFLAMTFAPSVTTGMFFDIRHVIILFGLVYGGIEIALLLLIEALVYRYYLGGEGTWVALLILTVNFVLSLFLYRHYKASYRKTLYLFMTSAIFSTVALGTTYYFFPAYVTQHLVYYTMLIPIQNFFGLWLLMSLFSKCVSDKELFIRHAQNEKIQTMSHVAASLAHEVRNPLTAVKGFLKLIQECPENLVKVEQYIRISLDEIQRTEAILTEYLAISKPLKERHEIINVSEHLHAIREVMLPFANMHNVELTLQDFERPVTIKANPDEFKQVLVNFIKNAIEACADISDGKVSLDLLIERNKALLVIKDNGVGMDAGQISRLGTIYFSTKTTGTGLGLTYSYHVIHAIGGTVNVTSKPRVGTKFTIMLPYKAQ, encoded by the coding sequence ATGAGTCTATTAAAAGAAGTCATTCTTCAATGGTTTTTCGCGATTATCCCGTTTGTGTTTTTCAACATTTATTACCGTGACAAAATGAGGAACTACAGCCGTTCCTTTATCGTCATCACCAGCTCAGCCTGCATGTTTCTCGCGATGACCTTCGCCCCGAGTGTCACGACTGGCATGTTTTTTGATATCCGACATGTCATCATTCTTTTCGGACTGGTTTATGGCGGAATCGAGATTGCCTTGCTCCTTCTGATAGAAGCCTTGGTTTATCGTTACTACCTGGGTGGAGAAGGAACATGGGTTGCCCTGCTGATCCTTACAGTCAATTTTGTCTTGTCACTCTTTTTGTATCGACACTACAAAGCCAGTTATCGGAAAACACTGTATCTTTTTATGACGAGTGCGATTTTTTCTACGGTTGCTTTAGGGACTACTTATTACTTTTTTCCCGCGTATGTAACTCAACACCTCGTTTACTACACCATGCTGATTCCTATTCAAAACTTTTTCGGCCTCTGGTTATTAATGTCGCTTTTCAGCAAATGCGTTTCGGATAAGGAGCTGTTTATCCGCCACGCGCAAAATGAAAAAATCCAAACGATGAGCCATGTTGCTGCATCGCTCGCACACGAGGTTCGCAATCCGCTGACAGCAGTCAAAGGCTTCTTGAAATTAATACAGGAATGTCCGGAAAATTTGGTAAAAGTCGAGCAATACATTCGCATCAGTCTCGATGAAATCCAACGGACAGAAGCCATTTTGACCGAGTACCTTGCGATTTCCAAGCCGCTCAAGGAACGGCATGAGATCATTAATGTTAGCGAGCATTTGCATGCCATCCGCGAGGTGATGCTCCCCTTTGCCAATATGCATAACGTGGAGCTTACGCTGCAAGATTTTGAGAGACCTGTGACGATCAAGGCCAATCCAGACGAGTTCAAGCAAGTATTGGTGAATTTCATCAAAAATGCCATCGAGGCGTGCGCGGATATTTCGGACGGAAAAGTCTCCCTGGACTTGCTCATCGAGCGAAACAAAGCCCTGTTGGTCATCAAGGATAACGGCGTCGGCATGGATGCAGGACAGATCAGCCGCCTCGGAACGATTTACTTTTCTACGAAAACAACTGGGACCGGCCTTGGATTGACGTATTCCTATCATGTCATTCATGCGATTGGCGGAACGGTCAATGTAACCAGCAAACCACGAGTAGGAACCAAGTTCACCATTATGCTTCCGTATAAGGCACAGTAG